In Halobacteriovorax sp. HLS, one DNA window encodes the following:
- a CDS encoding SDR family oxidoreductase — translation MSKTIDDIESVDTHETYLDELELKYTQSELDTALNFLDMMVNHSEQLVHLSEQDRVKLLTLSGRLSRPDRKEIKKRQKDVKRIRKKKKALDDRNARANTGIRSAREDAIFVAPKMIGIDQKLLNEKTAELNSPRNCYVCKSEFTKLHHFYDTMCTSCGDLNYFKRHQRTDLTGQVALITGSRLKIGYHSTLMMLRSGATVIATTRFPVDSAIRYAKEEDFSDWGHRLHIHGLDLRHTPSVELFCNYIESTYDRLDILINNAAQTVRRPPGFYEHMMENEQKAISSFSSPVRQLLERHEGCLIALGGSGNTQLVGTSDTEALPVSWHKQNGPGLGIRESAKLSQIPYTIDDSLVTQEIFPKGELDVDLQQVDLRKTNSWRLKLGEINTPEMVEVQLVNAIAPFVLCNKLAPMMKRDNTGKKHIVNVTAMEGKFHRFKKEARHPHTNMAKAALNMLTHTSAGDFAKYGIYMNAVDTGWVTDEDPVELAKRKENLHDFQPPLDIVDGAARVCDPFIDGINTGKHWCGKFLKDYFPIDW, via the coding sequence ATGAGCAAGACAATAGACGATATTGAGTCAGTTGATACACATGAAACATATCTAGACGAGCTAGAATTAAAGTACACTCAAAGTGAACTTGATACAGCTTTAAACTTTTTAGATATGATGGTTAATCATAGTGAGCAACTAGTTCATCTTAGTGAGCAAGATAGAGTTAAATTACTTACCCTATCGGGAAGACTATCAAGACCAGATCGCAAAGAAATTAAGAAACGCCAAAAAGATGTTAAAAGAATCCGTAAAAAGAAAAAAGCTCTAGACGATAGAAATGCAAGGGCCAACACAGGAATAAGATCGGCCAGAGAAGACGCTATCTTTGTTGCACCAAAGATGATTGGTATCGACCAAAAGCTACTCAATGAAAAAACTGCAGAGTTAAACTCGCCTAGAAACTGCTATGTCTGCAAGAGTGAATTTACTAAACTCCATCACTTTTACGATACAATGTGTACCTCATGCGGAGACTTAAACTACTTTAAAAGACATCAGAGGACTGATCTAACTGGTCAGGTTGCACTTATAACAGGTTCAAGATTAAAAATTGGGTACCACTCAACCCTTATGATGCTGCGATCAGGAGCTACGGTAATAGCTACCACAAGATTTCCTGTCGATTCTGCCATTCGCTATGCTAAAGAGGAAGACTTCAGCGATTGGGGGCATAGATTACATATTCATGGACTAGATCTAAGACATACACCTTCCGTTGAGCTTTTCTGCAATTATATAGAATCAACGTATGATCGTTTAGATATTCTTATTAATAATGCGGCCCAAACAGTAAGAAGACCTCCTGGATTTTATGAACATATGATGGAGAATGAGCAAAAGGCCATCAGCTCATTTTCAAGCCCTGTCAGACAACTATTAGAAAGACATGAAGGTTGCCTCATTGCACTGGGAGGCTCAGGAAATACTCAACTAGTGGGTACTTCAGATACAGAGGCCCTTCCAGTTTCATGGCATAAACAAAATGGTCCAGGACTTGGAATTAGAGAGTCTGCTAAACTATCACAAATTCCTTATACCATAGACGACTCACTAGTTACTCAGGAGATCTTCCCAAAAGGTGAACTTGATGTTGATTTACAACAAGTTGATCTTAGAAAGACTAATAGCTGGCGTTTGAAATTAGGAGAAATAAATACTCCTGAAATGGTTGAAGTTCAGCTTGTTAATGCAATTGCTCCATTTGTTCTTTGTAACAAACTGGCGCCAATGATGAAAAGAGACAATACTGGTAAGAAGCATATTGTAAATGTAACGGCCATGGAAGGAAAGTTTCATCGCTTTAAAAAGGAAGCAAGGCACCCTCATACAAATATGGCAAAAGCGGCCCTAAATATGCTTACTCATACTTCCGCTGGAGATTTTGCAAAATATGGTATCTATATGAATGCAGTCGATACTGGGTGGGTAACTGATGAAGATCCAGTCGAACTAGCGAAGAGAAAAGAAAATCTTCACGACTTTCAGCCCCCACTAGATATTGTCGATGGCGCGGCAAGAGTTTGTGATCCATTTATTGATGGTATAAATACAGGCAAACATTGGTGCGGTAAATTTTTAAAAGACTACTTCCCTATTGACTGGTAA